The proteins below come from a single Parazoarcus communis genomic window:
- the orn gene encoding oligoribonuclease codes for MAQDQNHLIWLDMEMTGLEPDTDRIIEIAVVITDSELNTVAEAPVIVVHQPDSVLDAMDDWNKNTHGKSGLIDRVRSSTVSEAEAEAQMLAFLQEWTPSRTSPMCGNSVGQDRRFLVRYMPQFEAWFHYRNLDVSTLKELAKRWNPAVYKGVKKTGAHTALADIQESIAELAHYRDNFLRLD; via the coding sequence ATGGCACAGGATCAGAATCACCTCATCTGGCTGGACATGGAAATGACCGGCCTTGAACCGGACACCGATCGCATCATCGAGATCGCGGTCGTCATTACCGACAGTGAACTCAATACAGTCGCCGAAGCGCCGGTGATCGTGGTGCATCAGCCCGATAGCGTGCTCGATGCGATGGACGACTGGAACAAGAACACCCACGGCAAGTCGGGGCTGATCGATCGCGTGCGTTCGTCTACCGTTTCCGAGGCGGAAGCCGAGGCGCAGATGCTCGCGTTTCTGCAGGAATGGACGCCGTCGCGTACTTCGCCGATGTGTGGCAATTCGGTGGGGCAGGACCGTCGCTTCCTGGTGCGCTACATGCCGCAGTTCGAAGCCTGGTTCCATTACCGCAACCTCGATGTCTCCACGCTGAAGGAACTGGCCAAGCGCTGGAACCCGGCAGTCTACAAGGGCGTCAAGAAGACGGGAGCGCATACGGCACTGGCTGATATCCAGGAGTCGATCGCCGAGCTGGCGCACTACCGGGACAATTTTCTGCGTCTGGACTGA
- a CDS encoding tRNA-dihydrouridine synthase → MRLLLAPMEGLLDDVLRAVLSRIGGYDCAVSEFARVSGSVLPHRCFRRIVPELDHGSRAVGGMPVRVQLLGSDPAAMAENAAQLALLAPAAVDLNFGCPAPTVNRHRGGAVLLDEPELLHDIARAVRAALPADMALTAKMRLGVVDKGRAIECAQALTAGGASELVVHARTKVEGYRPPAHWEWVGRIADVVTVPVVANGEVWTAADWVRCRAVSGATDVMLGRGAVSDPFLARRIRLGHDDDAGVRAAEWALLEPLIAEFRNRVVAKVAAHHAPGRIKQWLNMLRRRYEQAEALYMQIRPLKTLAEIDRVLVSLGILGEPDQLAA, encoded by the coding sequence TTGCGCCTGCTGCTTGCGCCGATGGAAGGTTTGCTGGACGACGTGCTGCGTGCCGTATTGAGCCGTATCGGTGGCTATGACTGCGCGGTGAGCGAGTTCGCACGCGTGTCCGGCTCGGTGCTGCCGCACCGCTGTTTCCGCCGCATCGTACCCGAACTCGATCATGGCAGCAGGGCCGTCGGTGGCATGCCAGTGCGTGTCCAGTTGCTCGGCTCCGACCCAGCTGCGATGGCTGAGAATGCCGCACAACTCGCTTTGCTCGCACCTGCCGCGGTCGACCTCAACTTTGGATGCCCCGCACCGACGGTCAATCGTCACCGTGGCGGCGCGGTACTGCTCGACGAACCCGAATTGCTGCACGACATCGCGCGTGCCGTGCGTGCTGCACTGCCCGCCGACATGGCGCTGACCGCCAAGATGAGACTCGGCGTGGTGGATAAGGGGCGTGCGATCGAATGTGCGCAGGCGCTGACTGCCGGCGGTGCGTCCGAACTCGTGGTGCATGCCCGGACCAAGGTCGAAGGCTACCGTCCGCCGGCGCACTGGGAATGGGTGGGCAGGATTGCCGATGTGGTGACGGTGCCCGTCGTCGCCAACGGCGAGGTGTGGACGGCTGCGGACTGGGTGCGCTGTCGCGCGGTGTCGGGCGCGACTGATGTGATGCTCGGACGCGGGGCCGTCAGCGATCCCTTCCTGGCCCGGCGTATCCGGCTCGGTCATGATGACGATGCCGGGGTGCGCGCTGCCGAGTGGGCCTTGCTTGAACCCCTGATCGCCGAATTCCGCAACCGGGTGGTCGCGAAGGTGGCCGCTCACCATGCGCCGGGGCGTATAAAACAGTGGCTGAACATGCTTCGGCGCCGCTACGAGCAGGCCGAGGCGCTTTACATGCAGATCCGTCCGCTGAAGACACTAGCCGAAATCGACCGGGTACTGGTGAGTCTCGGCATTCTCGGTGAACCCGACCAGCTTGCAGCCTGA
- a CDS encoding M48 family metallopeptidase, producing the protein MSPHLFTVLFLIALGSTLLVKAGLMLRQIQHVRAHRGAVPTAFADSIGLDAHQRAADYTAERVRLSLVELAVSAIFVLALTVGGGLQLISTLCAGLFDAGSIAHGVALLATLGVVSWLIDLPFSLYRTFVLEKRYNFNRMTPALFVSDSLKQTALAVAIGLPLLTGVLWLMAAMGAAWWIWVWAVWLGFNLLVLLIWPTFIAPLFNRFSPLADEQLKHRVESLLERCGFRSKGLFVMDGSRRSAHGNAYFTGFGASKRIVFFDTLLDKLTPHEVEAVLAHELGHFHHKHIVKRLLVLAPASLALFALLGWLLSQQAFFNGLGVTQTGTAAGLALFFLALPWFTFALTPLMSQWSRRHEFEADRYAASHTQANDLVSALVKLYRDNASTLTPDPVYSGFFDSHPPAAVRIARLQG; encoded by the coding sequence ATGTCTCCACACCTGTTTACCGTACTTTTTCTCATTGCACTGGGCAGTACGCTCCTCGTAAAGGCCGGGCTGATGCTGCGCCAGATCCAGCATGTTCGCGCTCATCGCGGCGCAGTGCCCACTGCGTTCGCCGACAGCATCGGTCTTGATGCCCATCAGCGTGCGGCGGACTATACCGCCGAGCGCGTGCGACTCAGTCTGGTCGAGCTCGCAGTCTCGGCCATTTTCGTTCTCGCACTCACCGTCGGTGGAGGCCTTCAGCTCATCAGCACCCTCTGTGCGGGACTGTTCGATGCAGGCTCCATCGCCCATGGTGTCGCGCTGCTGGCCACGCTCGGCGTAGTCAGCTGGCTGATCGATCTGCCGTTCTCCCTGTACCGTACCTTCGTCCTGGAAAAGCGCTACAACTTCAATCGCATGACGCCCGCCCTGTTCGTCTCCGACAGCCTCAAGCAGACTGCGCTGGCTGTGGCGATCGGCCTTCCGCTGCTTACCGGCGTGCTGTGGCTGATGGCAGCGATGGGTGCCGCCTGGTGGATCTGGGTGTGGGCAGTCTGGCTCGGGTTCAATCTGCTCGTCCTGCTGATCTGGCCGACCTTCATTGCGCCGCTGTTCAACCGTTTCAGCCCGCTCGCCGACGAGCAGCTCAAGCACCGCGTCGAATCCTTGCTTGAACGCTGTGGTTTCCGCTCCAAGGGACTTTTCGTAATGGACGGCTCGCGCCGCTCCGCTCACGGAAACGCCTATTTCACCGGCTTTGGCGCGTCAAAGCGCATCGTGTTCTTCGACACCCTGCTCGACAAGCTCACACCCCATGAGGTCGAGGCCGTCCTTGCGCATGAGCTCGGGCATTTTCACCACAAGCACATCGTCAAGCGCCTGCTGGTGCTCGCCCCGGCCAGCCTCGCGCTGTTTGCGCTGCTTGGCTGGCTGCTTTCGCAACAGGCCTTCTTCAACGGCCTGGGCGTAACTCAGACCGGCACCGCAGCCGGGCTCGCCCTGTTCTTTCTTGCGCTGCCGTGGTTCACCTTTGCCCTGACGCCGCTGATGAGCCAGTGGTCACGCCGCCACGAATTCGAAGCAGACCGCTACGCAGCCAGCCATACTCAGGCAAACGATCTGGTCAGCGCGCTGGTAAAGCTCTACCGCGACAATGCTTCGACACTCACGCCTGACCCGGTGTACTCCGGCTTCTTCGACTCACACCCGCCGGCTGCAGTGCGTATTGCACGGCTTCAGGGCTGA
- a CDS encoding acetyl-CoA C-acyltransferase family protein: MANREVVVLSAVRSAVGGFNGSLKDIEPGELGGLVVKEAIARAGVDPAAVSFAAVGHCIPTDSRYAYVARLASIQGGMSKESVAFAVNRLCGSAQQAIVNSAQAILLGDADFAIGGGVEVMSRGAYLMPTLRSGARMGDTKAIDAMVAVLTDPFGVGHMGITAENLADKWDISREDQDAFALESQNRAAAAIAEGRFKSQIVPITFETRKGTVVFDTDEHPRATTMEALGKMKPAFKKDGSVTAGNASGINDAASFLVLAEAAKAAAAGHKPIARLVSYAIAGVPNELMGEGPIPASKIALQRAGLSLDKMDVIESNEAFAAQSIAVNKGLELDTSKVNPNGGAIALGHPVGATGGVIITKLLHELIRVNGRYGMATMCIGGGQGITTIWERI, encoded by the coding sequence ATGGCTAATCGTGAAGTCGTAGTGCTGAGTGCCGTTCGTTCCGCAGTGGGTGGTTTTAATGGCTCGCTTAAGGACATCGAGCCGGGCGAGCTGGGTGGCCTGGTGGTCAAGGAAGCAATCGCGCGCGCAGGTGTCGATCCCGCGGCAGTCTCGTTTGCTGCTGTCGGTCATTGCATCCCGACCGACTCCCGCTACGCTTATGTTGCCCGCCTTGCTTCGATTCAGGGTGGCATGAGCAAGGAATCCGTTGCATTCGCGGTTAACCGTCTGTGCGGCTCGGCTCAACAGGCAATCGTCAACTCCGCTCAGGCCATTCTGCTGGGCGATGCCGATTTCGCCATTGGCGGCGGCGTGGAAGTGATGTCGCGCGGTGCTTACCTGATGCCGACGCTGCGTAGCGGCGCGCGCATGGGCGACACCAAGGCGATCGACGCGATGGTCGCTGTGCTGACCGACCCGTTCGGCGTTGGCCACATGGGTATCACGGCCGAGAATCTGGCCGACAAGTGGGACATCAGCCGCGAAGATCAGGACGCATTCGCCCTGGAGTCGCAGAATCGTGCTGCCGCTGCGATTGCTGAAGGCCGTTTCAAGAGCCAGATCGTGCCGATCACGTTCGAAACCCGCAAGGGTACGGTCGTGTTTGATACCGACGAGCATCCGCGTGCAACCACCATGGAAGCGCTGGGCAAGATGAAGCCGGCGTTCAAGAAGGATGGTTCGGTTACGGCAGGCAACGCATCGGGTATCAACGATGCGGCTTCCTTCCTGGTACTGGCTGAGGCTGCCAAGGCTGCCGCTGCTGGTCACAAGCCGATTGCACGCCTGGTGTCCTACGCCATTGCCGGCGTACCCAACGAGCTGATGGGTGAGGGCCCGATCCCGGCCTCCAAGATTGCGCTGCAGCGTGCAGGTCTGTCGCTGGACAAGATGGATGTCATCGAATCCAACGAAGCGTTTGCTGCCCAGTCGATCGCTGTTAACAAGGGTCTGGAACTCGATACGTCCAAGGTGAACCCCAACGGCGGTGCCATTGCACTGGGGCACCCGGTTGGTGCGACTGGCGGCGTGATCATCACCAAACTGCTGCATGAACTGATCCGCGTGAATGGCCGCTACGGTATGGCCACCATGTGTATCGGTGGCGGCCAGGGCATCACCACGATCTGGGAACGCATCTGA
- the rpmE gene encoding 50S ribosomal protein L31: MKAEIHPSYKDVDVTCSCGNTFVTRSTIGKQQLHVEVCAECHPFYTGKQKIVDTAGRVERFRQKYGNVQRAS, encoded by the coding sequence ATGAAAGCGGAAATCCATCCCAGTTACAAAGACGTCGACGTGACCTGCTCCTGCGGCAACACGTTCGTGACCCGTTCGACCATCGGCAAGCAGCAACTGCACGTTGAAGTGTGCGCCGAGTGCCACCCGTTCTACACCGGCAAGCAGAAGATCGTCGATACCGCCGGTCGTGTCGAGCGCTTCCGTCAAAAGTACGGCAACGTACAGCGCGCAAGCTGA
- a CDS encoding CoA pyrophosphatase: MAGGDAHMPAAVLVPLVLRDNAASVLLTRRTDHLHHHPGQISFPGGRVEKEDASPVATALRETQEEIGLGAERVELIGALPDYFTGTGFRVTPVVGLVHPPFELTLDTFEVAEAFEVPLSHFLDPANHLRHSLEIEGRTRHFHAMPYGDYYIWGATAGMLMSLYRVLTEVDPVRS, encoded by the coding sequence ATGGCAGGGGGCGATGCGCATATGCCTGCCGCAGTGCTGGTGCCATTGGTGCTGCGGGACAATGCCGCATCTGTCCTGCTGACACGGCGTACTGACCATCTGCACCACCACCCGGGACAGATCAGCTTTCCCGGCGGGCGGGTGGAGAAGGAGGATGCATCGCCGGTGGCGACGGCGCTGCGCGAGACGCAGGAGGAGATCGGGCTGGGTGCCGAGCGGGTGGAACTCATTGGTGCGCTGCCTGACTACTTCACCGGCACCGGTTTTCGGGTTACACCGGTGGTCGGACTGGTCCATCCGCCGTTCGAGCTGACGCTCGATACCTTCGAAGTGGCGGAAGCTTTCGAGGTGCCACTGTCGCACTTTCTTGATCCGGCAAATCATTTGCGGCACAGCCTTGAGATCGAGGGGCGCACGCGGCATTTTCATGCGATGCCGTATGGCGATTACTACATTTGGGGGGCGACCGCAGGCATGCTGATGTCGCTCTATCGTGTCCTGACCGAGGTGGATCCGGTGCGGTCCTGA
- a CDS encoding circularly permuted type 2 ATP-grasp protein, whose amino-acid sequence MTIKNFYNEMTDEAGRVRPHYASYANWLSEMPVERLSQKRAEADALFHRYGITFAVYGENAGTERLIPFDIIPRIIPAEEWTILAAGLRQRVKALNMFIGDIYHDQNILKAGHIPPEQVLNNAQYRKVMQGVDVARDIYAHIAGVDLVRAGAGEYYVLEDNLRVPSGVSYMLENRKMMMRLFPRLFSHYKVAPVDRYPDMLLNMLRSVAPTGVTDPTVVVMTPGAYNSAYFEHAFLAQQMGVELVEGQDMFVKDDHVFMRTTQGPQRVDVIYRRVDDDFIDPTAFRSDSVLGVPGLLGAYQAGGVTVTNAIGGGVADDKSIYPYVPEMIRFYLGEEPILHNVPTSMCRKKEDLAYVLDHLSELVVKEVHGSGGYGMLVGPAASKDEIEAFRKVLVAHPERYIAQPTLALSNCPTFVESGIAPRHIDLRPFVLSGEEIQLVPGGLTRVALREGSLVVNSSQGGGTKDTWVLEA is encoded by the coding sequence ATGACCATCAAGAATTTCTACAACGAGATGACCGATGAGGCTGGACGTGTTCGTCCGCACTATGCCTCTTATGCCAACTGGCTGTCCGAGATGCCCGTGGAGCGTTTGTCCCAGAAGCGGGCTGAGGCGGATGCTCTGTTTCACCGGTACGGGATCACCTTTGCTGTGTATGGGGAGAATGCAGGCACCGAGCGCCTGATTCCGTTCGACATCATTCCGCGCATCATTCCCGCAGAGGAATGGACCATCCTCGCGGCGGGCCTCAGGCAGCGCGTGAAGGCGCTGAACATGTTCATCGGGGATATTTACCACGACCAGAATATCCTGAAGGCAGGGCACATTCCGCCCGAGCAGGTACTCAACAACGCCCAGTATCGGAAGGTGATGCAGGGCGTGGATGTCGCGCGTGATATTTACGCACATATCGCCGGGGTCGACCTCGTGCGCGCCGGCGCTGGCGAGTACTACGTGCTGGAGGACAACCTTCGCGTGCCTTCGGGCGTCTCTTACATGCTCGAGAACCGCAAGATGATGATGCGGCTCTTCCCGCGTCTGTTCTCGCACTACAAGGTGGCACCGGTCGATCGCTATCCCGACATGCTGCTCAACATGCTGCGCAGCGTCGCCCCGACCGGGGTAACCGACCCGACGGTGGTTGTCATGACGCCGGGGGCCTACAACAGCGCGTATTTCGAGCACGCGTTTCTGGCCCAGCAGATGGGGGTCGAACTGGTCGAGGGGCAGGACATGTTCGTCAAGGACGACCATGTCTTCATGCGCACGACGCAGGGCCCGCAACGCGTGGATGTGATCTATCGCCGCGTGGATGACGACTTCATCGACCCGACGGCCTTCAGGTCCGACTCGGTGCTCGGCGTTCCCGGTCTGCTCGGCGCTTACCAGGCGGGCGGGGTGACCGTGACCAATGCCATCGGCGGTGGCGTGGCCGATGACAAGTCGATCTATCCGTATGTGCCCGAGATGATCCGCTTCTACCTCGGTGAGGAGCCCATCCTGCACAACGTACCGACTTCGATGTGCCGCAAGAAGGAGGATCTGGCCTATGTGCTCGATCATCTTTCCGAGCTGGTGGTGAAAGAGGTGCACGGCTCGGGTGGTTACGGAATGCTCGTGGGGCCGGCAGCCTCAAAGGATGAAATCGAGGCTTTCCGCAAGGTGCTGGTGGCACACCCCGAGCGCTACATTGCCCAGCCCACTCTTGCACTGTCGAACTGCCCGACCTTTGTCGAGTCGGGGATTGCACCGCGTCATATCGACTTGCGGCCCTTCGTCCTGTCTGGTGAGGAGATTCAGCTGGTTCCCGGTGGGCTGACCCGGGTTGCGCTGCGCGAAGGTTCGCTGGTTGTGAACTCGTCGCAGGGTGGCGGAACCAAGGACACCTGGGTGCTTGAAGCGTGA
- a CDS encoding CobD/CbiB family protein, with amino-acid sequence MTLLSLIIALLIEQVRPLSVQQLVVGPLRKLAGALVERFNDGQARNGRIAWVLVVVLATVACATAFFALWHMHPVLAFLFNIVVLYFTMGFRQESHFFTDIHLALRMGEIDRARTLLSEWRGGQYQEASSSEVARLAIEQALIASHRSVFGVAFWFVLLPGASGALMYRLARFFDDEWGSRTDNEFGSFGRFARQAFAVIDWMPARLTAASFSVAGDFEDAVFCWRTQAMLWPDKCSAILIASGAGALGVRLGMPIHISGEIVERPEMGLGDEADADYMQSTVGLVWRALVVCLVMLALLGLAGWVGG; translated from the coding sequence ATGACGCTTCTTTCGCTCATCATTGCCCTGCTGATCGAGCAGGTCCGGCCCCTTTCCGTGCAGCAACTCGTCGTCGGACCGTTGCGCAAGCTCGCGGGGGCGCTGGTTGAGCGTTTCAACGATGGGCAGGCCCGCAATGGGCGCATTGCCTGGGTACTGGTGGTGGTGCTGGCGACGGTGGCGTGTGCAACCGCCTTCTTCGCGTTGTGGCACATGCATCCGGTGCTGGCCTTCCTGTTCAACATCGTGGTGCTCTACTTCACCATGGGCTTCAGGCAGGAAAGTCATTTCTTCACCGACATCCATCTGGCTTTGCGCATGGGCGAGATTGATCGTGCGCGCACGCTGCTGTCGGAGTGGCGTGGCGGCCAGTATCAGGAGGCGAGCTCCAGCGAGGTCGCCAGGCTTGCGATTGAGCAGGCGCTGATCGCTTCTCACCGTAGCGTTTTCGGCGTGGCGTTCTGGTTCGTGCTGCTCCCTGGAGCAAGCGGGGCGCTGATGTACCGTCTTGCGCGGTTCTTCGACGACGAATGGGGCTCCCGCACGGACAACGAGTTCGGCAGCTTCGGTCGTTTCGCGCGACAGGCGTTCGCCGTGATTGACTGGATGCCCGCGCGTCTTACCGCTGCGTCATTTTCTGTGGCCGGGGATTTCGAGGATGCAGTTTTCTGCTGGCGCACGCAGGCAATGCTGTGGCCGGATAAGTGCTCGGCTATACTGATTGCAAGCGGCGCCGGTGCATTGGGTGTGCGTCTTGGCATGCCCATACATATTTCGGGAGAGATCGTCGAACGGCCTGAAATGGGGCTGGGAGACGAAGCCGACGCCGATTACATGCAAAGCACGGTCGGGCTCGTATGGCGAGCACTGGTCGTGTGTCTGGTAATGCTTGCCCTGCTGGGTCTTGCAGGCTGGGTTGGCGGTTAA
- a CDS encoding ArnT family glycosyltransferase — protein MPPREPYNPSALQRRTYGTVGLTLLVGLYLLTGLIGHEPWRGDDARHFGPVFSMLQGEDLLFPAIAGLPFPDFPPLYYWVAALLAKLTGSILPPHDGARLASAIFTAMTVYWIARAAERFYGRPARTPAALLTLGSLGLVLHAHETQPMLALMAMVALVINGLARVPQQPIGGSLQAGLGSALAMLAGGLSGAILTLPLFLLVMTACPDCRNPRASGGLLAGLSLATILGALWPLVIHLNEPELFSLWLHREWTTLTSDALRGADLSRLAELLSWFAWPLWPIALWALWRARRRMLELRWMLPLLSALIAIGVIIAEGDLSPTAALPLLPSVALLAAGGVPVLRRGAANAFDWFGVMSFGVFATLVWIAWTAQAYAWPPGLARHIARVTPSFAHSDGLLQPAIGIAICALWILLVWRLPRTTTRATANWAMGMTMLWCLAVTLLMPWFDYGRSYRPAVSSLQQALRPHKAECIASTGLPDAVRSALDYYAGIRPALTRDGTTPCRLLLTYSVRRQAEGKPGSGWHPVWEYRRGGGKQLEVFQLYLRTDSN, from the coding sequence ATGCCCCCCCGCGAACCCTACAACCCCTCTGCGCTGCAACGCCGAACCTACGGCACCGTCGGCCTGACCCTTCTGGTCGGGCTCTACCTGCTGACCGGCCTCATCGGGCACGAACCGTGGCGCGGCGACGACGCACGCCACTTCGGGCCAGTATTCTCGATGCTGCAGGGCGAGGACCTGCTGTTCCCCGCCATCGCCGGCCTGCCCTTTCCAGATTTCCCGCCGCTGTACTACTGGGTTGCTGCACTACTGGCAAAGCTGACCGGGAGCATCCTGCCACCCCATGATGGCGCAAGACTCGCCAGCGCCATCTTCACTGCGATGACGGTGTACTGGATTGCGCGTGCAGCCGAACGTTTCTATGGCCGCCCCGCGCGCACGCCCGCGGCTCTGCTGACACTTGGCAGCCTGGGCCTGGTACTGCACGCTCACGAAACCCAGCCAATGCTCGCCCTGATGGCGATGGTCGCGCTCGTCATCAACGGTCTTGCCAGAGTGCCGCAACAGCCGATCGGTGGAAGCCTCCAGGCAGGCCTCGGCAGCGCACTCGCAATGCTCGCCGGCGGTCTGAGTGGCGCGATTCTCACTCTGCCGCTGTTTCTGCTGGTCATGACGGCCTGCCCCGACTGCCGCAACCCCCGGGCCAGCGGTGGCCTGCTGGCGGGCCTCTCGCTGGCAACGATCCTGGGCGCCCTGTGGCCTCTGGTCATCCACCTGAACGAGCCGGAACTCTTCTCCCTCTGGCTGCACAGGGAATGGACCACGCTCACCAGCGACGCGCTGCGCGGCGCCGATTTGAGTCGCCTCGCCGAACTGTTGAGCTGGTTTGCCTGGCCGCTCTGGCCCATCGCGCTCTGGGCCCTGTGGCGGGCACGGCGCCGGATGCTGGAGCTGCGCTGGATGCTGCCGCTACTGTCCGCGCTGATTGCGATCGGCGTCATCATCGCCGAGGGCGACCTCTCCCCGACGGCGGCTCTGCCCCTGCTGCCATCGGTTGCGCTGCTCGCGGCCGGCGGCGTCCCGGTACTGCGGCGCGGCGCTGCCAACGCATTCGACTGGTTCGGCGTGATGAGCTTCGGCGTGTTCGCCACTCTGGTCTGGATCGCCTGGACCGCGCAGGCCTACGCATGGCCGCCGGGACTCGCGCGCCATATCGCACGCGTCACCCCATCGTTCGCCCACAGCGACGGACTGCTGCAACCGGCTATCGGCATTGCGATCTGCGCGCTCTGGATCCTGCTCGTGTGGCGCCTGCCACGCACAACGACACGCGCGACGGCAAACTGGGCAATGGGCATGACCATGCTGTGGTGCCTTGCGGTCACCCTGCTGATGCCGTGGTTCGACTATGGCCGCAGCTACCGTCCGGCAGTAAGCTCGCTGCAGCAGGCGCTGCGCCCACACAAGGCCGAGTGCATTGCAAGCACAGGACTCCCCGACGCCGTGCGCAGCGCACTCGACTACTACGCCGGCATTCGCCCGGCGCTCACTCGCGATGGCACCACGCCCTGCCGGCTTCTGCTCACCTATTCGGTGCGCCGGCAAGCCGAAGGTAAGCCCGGCAGCGGATGGCATCCGGTGTGGGAATATCGTCGTGGCGGTGGAAAGCAGCTGGAAGTGTTCCAGCTCTACCTTCGCACCGACAGCAACTGA
- a CDS encoding alpha-E domain-containing protein, translating into MLSRTADHLYWMARYMERAENIARMLDVNYRMSMMPQSQVQEDQAWGATLRIMGLEAAFHERHSEITPDNVLDFMIFEPTNHSSIRSCLLAARENGHAVRGTLTSELWETTNATWLKMRDFTREEFLDVGPGEFFEWVKYRSHLSRGVTIGTMLQDESLRFIRIGTFLERADNTARILDVKYQILLPAGESEGGAADYYQWSALLRSVSAFEVYRKVYRDLITPARVAELLLLRADMPRSLARCMKEVYANLQGVSNAQSAETERQAGELESQLRFGKIDDIVRGGLHSYTMRLLDRVQSLGNRIADDFLVPVS; encoded by the coding sequence ATGCTGAGCCGTACTGCAGATCACCTGTACTGGATGGCCCGCTACATGGAGCGGGCAGAGAATATTGCACGGATGCTGGATGTGAATTACCGCATGTCGATGATGCCGCAGTCACAGGTCCAGGAGGACCAGGCCTGGGGCGCAACGCTGCGGATCATGGGTCTCGAGGCGGCCTTTCACGAGCGTCATTCCGAGATAACGCCCGACAACGTGCTCGATTTCATGATCTTCGAGCCCACCAACCACTCGAGCATTCGCAGCTGCCTGCTGGCTGCACGCGAGAACGGGCACGCCGTCCGGGGAACGCTGACCTCGGAGCTGTGGGAGACCACCAACGCCACCTGGCTGAAGATGCGCGATTTCACGCGGGAGGAGTTTCTCGATGTTGGTCCCGGCGAGTTCTTCGAATGGGTGAAGTACCGCTCTCACCTGTCGCGTGGCGTCACCATCGGCACAATGCTGCAGGATGAGTCGCTGCGCTTCATCCGTATCGGCACCTTCCTCGAGCGCGCTGACAATACCGCACGGATTCTCGATGTGAAGTACCAGATTCTGCTGCCTGCGGGGGAGTCGGAGGGTGGGGCCGCTGACTACTATCAGTGGAGTGCCTTGCTGCGCTCGGTGTCGGCCTTCGAGGTCTATCGCAAGGTGTACCGGGATCTGATCACGCCGGCGCGCGTTGCCGAACTGTTGCTGTTGCGCGCCGACATGCCGCGTTCACTGGCACGTTGCATGAAGGAGGTCTATGCCAACCTTCAGGGTGTGAGTAACGCCCAGTCGGCGGAGACCGAGCGTCAGGCCGGTGAGCTGGAGTCCCAACTGCGCTTTGGAAAAATTGACGACATCGTTCGCGGCGGACTGCATAGCTACACCATGCGCCTGCTCGACCGTGTGCAGTCGCTGGGCAACCGGATTGCGGACGACTTCCTGGTGCCGGTGTCCTGA
- the rsgA gene encoding ribosome small subunit-dependent GTPase A, with product MRNAGSHKRAQAETSTGTVVAAFGRHYEVDTADGRLRCYPRGKRSSFACGDEVDIAAAGDAQGVIEHLHPRRNLLWRSDAFREKLIASNLSHIGIVVATEPGFSDLLISRCIAAAESQDITAVIVLNKADLTDRLETARKQLAPFSALGYEVLEVSALDGATSLKASLSGHRSILVGQSGMGKSTLTNALVPEAEAATREISTALDTGKHTTTFARLYPLGEGWLIDSPGLQAFGLAHMTPDELVESFIEFRPHLGKCRFRDCRHEAEPDCALLGALAAGLIHPRRFEHYRIIRSEIAAAKQANPGW from the coding sequence ATTCGCAACGCAGGCAGCCACAAGCGCGCCCAGGCAGAGACAAGCACCGGCACAGTTGTCGCCGCCTTTGGCCGTCACTACGAGGTAGATACCGCGGATGGGCGCCTGCGCTGCTATCCGCGGGGCAAACGAAGCAGCTTCGCCTGCGGCGATGAAGTCGACATCGCTGCCGCCGGCGACGCTCAGGGCGTCATCGAGCACCTTCACCCACGGCGAAACCTGCTGTGGCGCTCGGACGCGTTCCGCGAAAAGCTGATCGCCTCCAACCTGAGCCACATTGGCATCGTCGTCGCCACCGAGCCCGGCTTTTCGGACCTGCTGATATCACGCTGTATTGCTGCGGCGGAAAGCCAGGACATCACCGCAGTGATCGTGCTCAACAAGGCCGATCTGACCGATCGACTGGAGACAGCACGCAAACAGCTCGCTCCGTTTTCGGCCCTGGGCTACGAGGTGCTCGAGGTTTCGGCCCTGGATGGCGCCACATCGCTGAAGGCCAGCCTGTCCGGACATCGCAGCATTCTTGTCGGACAGTCCGGCATGGGAAAATCAACGCTGACCAATGCGTTGGTACCCGAGGCCGAGGCCGCCACGCGTGAGATCTCCACCGCACTCGACACCGGCAAACACACCACGACCTTCGCACGCCTCTATCCGCTCGGCGAGGGCTGGCTGATTGACAGTCCGGGCCTGCAGGCTTTCGGACTTGCCCACATGACACCGGATGAACTGGTCGAGAGCTTCATCGAGTTTCGACCGCACCTGGGCAAGTGCCGCTTCCGCGACTGCCGGCACGAAGCCGAACCCGACTGCGCGCTCCTCGGCGCCCTGGCGGCAGGGTTGATTCATCCTCGCCGCTTCGAACATTACCGCATCATTCGCAGCGAAATCGCCGCCGCAAAACAGGCTAATCCGGGCTGGTAA